A portion of the Desulfuromonadaceae bacterium genome contains these proteins:
- a CDS encoding XRE family transcriptional regulator — translation MKRPDEKEIKRLRRELFDAIEEGCITLAEATRMMRKVLGMNRRDYAEKVLKIGFETLQAVETGQGNPTLKTLRTIGAPFGLDVGFVRKRRE, via the coding sequence ATGAAAAGACCAGATGAGAAAGAAATAAAGCGACTGCGCCGGGAATTGTTTGACGCCATAGAGGAGGGGTGCATCACCTTGGCGGAAGCAACAAGAATGATGCGCAAGGTATTGGGCATGAACAGGAGGGACTACGCGGAAAAGGTCTTGAAAATAGGCTTCGAAACCTTGCAGGCCGTAGAGACGGGGCAAGGGAACCCGACGCTGAAAACACTTAGAACCATCGGCGCCCCCTTTGGATTAGATGTCGGATTTGTGCGAAAGAGGCGCGAATAG
- a CDS encoding HipA domain-containing protein, with protein MDEVIIEIYAEGEWRKVADFGVYGKNYGAGYHAECRLLYDVDYVLSRMEEDRIVDRVGCRYPINFDSYEGGSWPAFLLDLLPTGAARDAWLKMLGIKDDASSWWQLLRFATGNPPGNLRIAGAAVEPKEHPGFEKKKIVEKNVDFIEYAEANGALVAGASDVQGQAPKFLLMEDHKGHWHAEGAIPEDQAKCHWLVKFPRGKTEADRLVLRNEAPYYEVARAFGLRTAAPLEYEDGALFVRRFDRRVTQGGVERFGLESMASICGISEFGIRGSHNKACKMIRRYTTEPHKEILEYIKRDILNVALRNTDNHGRNTAFLKFPSGEVVLSPLFDFAPMFKDPEGIARAYRWDAEGEKEIGLPDWGRVAEDLEKETDLNSKDLRNWFADCALEVERLPEIMIRCGVEESLFDDLLGRIRQIAKNLKEACPPQ; from the coding sequence ATGGACGAGGTCATAATTGAAATATATGCCGAAGGGGAGTGGCGCAAGGTAGCCGACTTCGGTGTCTACGGAAAAAATTACGGGGCGGGGTATCATGCTGAATGCCGCCTCCTATATGATGTTGATTATGTCCTCTCGCGAATGGAGGAAGACCGAATCGTCGACCGGGTTGGGTGTCGTTACCCCATTAACTTTGACAGCTATGAAGGCGGCAGTTGGCCGGCCTTTTTGCTCGACCTGCTGCCGACCGGCGCAGCAAGAGATGCCTGGCTCAAAATGCTTGGGATTAAAGATGACGCTTCGTCCTGGTGGCAGCTTTTGAGATTTGCGACAGGGAATCCGCCCGGCAATCTCCGCATTGCCGGAGCCGCCGTCGAGCCAAAAGAGCACCCCGGCTTTGAAAAGAAGAAGATTGTAGAGAAAAACGTCGACTTTATTGAGTACGCTGAAGCCAACGGGGCGCTGGTTGCGGGAGCCAGCGACGTGCAAGGACAGGCTCCAAAATTTTTGCTGATGGAGGACCACAAAGGCCATTGGCATGCAGAAGGCGCCATTCCTGAAGACCAAGCCAAGTGCCATTGGCTGGTCAAATTCCCAAGAGGAAAAACAGAGGCCGACAGGCTGGTGCTTCGCAACGAGGCCCCCTATTACGAGGTAGCCAGGGCCTTCGGCCTGCGGACCGCAGCCCCCCTGGAATATGAAGACGGCGCCCTCTTTGTCCGTCGCTTTGATCGACGGGTGACACAAGGGGGTGTGGAGCGATTCGGGCTGGAAAGCATGGCATCGATTTGCGGCATCAGTGAATTTGGGATTAGAGGCTCCCACAACAAGGCCTGCAAGATGATCCGACGCTACACAACCGAGCCTCACAAAGAAATTCTGGAATACATCAAAAGGGATATCCTCAATGTTGCGCTGAGAAACACGGATAACCACGGCAGGAACACAGCATTTCTGAAATTTCCCTCGGGGGAAGTCGTCCTGTCTCCACTCTTCGATTTTGCCCCGATGTTTAAGGACCCTGAAGGAATCGCCAGGGCTTATCGGTGGGACGCCGAAGGAGAAAAGGAGATCGGATTGCCCGACTGGGGCCGTGTAGCTGAGGACCTCGAAAAGGAAACAGACCTCAACAGCAAAGACCTGCGCAATTGGTTTGCTGATTGTGCCCTCGAAGTTGAGCGTCTGCCAGAGATAATGATTCGTTGCGGCGTTGAGGAAAGCCTTTTCGATGACCTTTTAGGAAGAATCCGGCAGATAGCCAAAAACTTAAAAGAGGCGTGTCCGCCACAGTGA
- the mltG gene encoding endolytic transglycosylase MltG encodes MKRRNLFIIIGLGLFLWLAAAGVVASRFLTTAVTPSHAVLIDVAPGQSFATTTQRLVTQGIVSDGRKFRLLARWRQAARRIKAGEYEFRVAATPDQVLARLISGDVYKRKVTIPEGFDLRQIAARVAAAGLVPATDFLSTVTDPDFVRALDIDAQTLEGYLFPETYAFSRGTSVKQIVSAMVGELRTRLNPELLAAAAKVGLDPHQLVTLASLIQKETGVNAEMPLISAVFHNRLKLRMPLQTDPTVIYGIENFDGNLTRRHLRAPTPYNTYTFVGLPPGPIAAPGAQALHAAAHPAEVDTLYFVAKGDGTHQFSGNLRDHNRAVRRYQLRH; translated from the coding sequence ATGAAACGACGCAATTTATTCATTATTATCGGCCTTGGGCTGTTCCTGTGGCTTGCTGCGGCTGGCGTTGTGGCCAGCCGTTTCTTGACCACCGCAGTGACTCCGTCGCACGCGGTGCTGATCGACGTTGCTCCAGGGCAGTCTTTTGCAACCACGACACAACGGCTGGTTACGCAGGGGATCGTCAGTGATGGGCGAAAATTCAGGTTGCTGGCCCGCTGGCGTCAAGCCGCACGGCGGATCAAGGCCGGGGAATACGAATTTCGCGTGGCGGCAACCCCCGATCAGGTCCTTGCTCGGCTGATCTCCGGCGATGTCTACAAACGCAAGGTAACCATCCCGGAAGGGTTTGACTTGCGCCAGATCGCTGCACGTGTCGCCGCTGCCGGTCTTGTCCCGGCGACCGACTTTCTCAGCACAGTGACTGATCCGGATTTTGTCCGTGCGCTGGATATCGATGCACAGACGTTGGAGGGCTACCTTTTCCCCGAGACATATGCCTTTTCCCGTGGCACCTCGGTGAAACAGATCGTATCCGCCATGGTGGGGGAGTTACGTACCCGACTCAACCCGGAATTGCTCGCCGCTGCCGCGAAAGTCGGTCTTGATCCTCATCAACTGGTGACGCTGGCATCGCTGATCCAGAAAGAGACCGGCGTCAATGCCGAAATGCCCCTGATCTCGGCGGTGTTTCACAACCGGTTGAAACTGCGCATGCCGTTGCAGACCGATCCGACGGTGATCTACGGGATTGAAAATTTTGATGGCAATCTGACCCGCCGTCACTTGCGCGCCCCGACGCCGTACAACACCTATACCTTTGTCGGGTTGCCACCGGGACCGATAGCCGCACCGGGCGCACAAGCGCTGCACGCAGCGGCCCATCCGGCGGAGGTCGACACGCTTTATTTCGTCGCCAAAGGGGATGGGACCCACCAATTTTCCGGCAACCTGCGCGACCATAATCGCGCAGTACGACGTTATCAACTTCGTCACTGA
- a CDS encoding response regulator produces the protein MSQRILIAEDNPHICTALSALLQRRGFAPETVADGVAALTRIVSSPPDLLLLDLKLPRLHGIDLLKKLRASLRTKDLPVIVMSGVYQGDKHVQAVRSLGVSHYLAKPFKPEALLAALEAMLPAATQPARPSVSGGRSGPSLAFDQLLIQAWRRRFTGRCELTTATGNHLLIFCDGLPVAVRPGFVCHDLGEYLSKRKLVTEEECRYYRSGGEGRGETFVRMGCFDDIVLAREQFGWLAEELTAGFGLPPGQVKLQPLAPLSDWRPPGVGMAQIIYHGFHRHGSVAARQELRQRFGAEYVAFAPAYFRHINFLDLNEEEQSFIARVDGNRRLDECLGDSDKLLPLLQTLVALQMLNFAPSPLVAATADFPVRRFFNIPESDDLDGVEEATLVKFDDLVSAADGEADFAAPPPITQQAETATADLGQRIRATHAEFEGKNYYEIFKLRQGEFSFDKLKERYFDYTRSFGPEVLMQVGGAEAVLVEKILDTVTTAYNTLSDVVKKERYDEMLGSEKVGLGEAGDDLFQAQVQYQSAKVFLEMEEWDNAASALRDAINHDPKNGEYQAHLAWAIYRNPKNANSKAMLDNARQMLNRAISNQKTADGFAYKGWILFENGQENLAEAEFSKALKITPRHTLARNGLKTLNEKREQDNKGLFKRMFR, from the coding sequence ATGTCGCAACGCATTCTGATCGCCGAAGACAATCCGCATATCTGCACCGCGCTGAGTGCACTCTTGCAGCGTCGCGGCTTTGCGCCAGAAACCGTCGCCGATGGGGTGGCAGCACTGACGCGAATTGTTTCCTCCCCCCCCGATCTGCTCTTGCTCGACCTCAAGCTGCCACGTCTGCACGGCATCGATTTGCTTAAAAAACTGCGTGCAAGTCTGCGCACCAAAGATCTGCCAGTCATCGTCATGTCAGGGGTATATCAGGGTGACAAACACGTCCAGGCCGTGCGTTCACTCGGGGTCAGCCATTATCTCGCAAAACCGTTCAAGCCGGAAGCCCTGCTCGCGGCGCTTGAGGCGATGCTCCCGGCTGCCACGCAGCCGGCACGCCCTTCAGTTTCTGGCGGCCGCAGCGGTCCGTCATTGGCGTTTGATCAACTGTTGATACAGGCCTGGCGACGCCGTTTTACCGGGCGCTGCGAGCTGACCACTGCGACCGGAAATCACCTGCTGATCTTTTGCGACGGCTTGCCGGTGGCGGTTCGCCCCGGCTTTGTCTGTCATGATCTTGGTGAGTATCTGTCTAAACGTAAGCTGGTGACCGAGGAAGAGTGCCGTTACTATCGCAGCGGTGGTGAAGGGCGGGGCGAGACATTCGTGCGCATGGGCTGCTTCGATGATATCGTCCTGGCGCGCGAGCAGTTCGGCTGGCTGGCGGAGGAGTTAACCGCCGGCTTCGGCCTGCCGCCGGGGCAGGTTAAACTGCAACCTCTCGCGCCCTTATCCGACTGGCGACCACCTGGGGTGGGCATGGCACAGATCATCTATCATGGCTTCCACCGCCATGGCAGTGTTGCGGCGCGGCAGGAATTGCGACAACGTTTTGGCGCCGAGTATGTCGCCTTTGCGCCCGCCTATTTTCGGCATATCAACTTTTTAGATCTCAACGAGGAGGAACAGTCATTTATCGCGCGTGTCGACGGCAACCGGCGGCTCGATGAGTGTCTGGGTGACAGTGATAAATTGTTGCCCCTGCTGCAGACGCTGGTCGCGTTACAGATGCTCAACTTTGCCCCCTCTCCACTCGTTGCGGCGACAGCCGATTTTCCGGTGCGGCGTTTTTTCAATATCCCGGAGAGCGACGATCTTGATGGGGTTGAGGAAGCGACGCTGGTCAAATTTGATGATCTGGTCAGCGCCGCTGATGGCGAGGCAGATTTCGCGGCACCGCCGCCAATTACGCAACAGGCTGAAACAGCGACAGCGGATCTGGGGCAGCGGATTCGTGCCACCCATGCCGAATTTGAAGGGAAAAATTACTACGAAATATTCAAGTTGCGGCAGGGGGAATTCTCTTTTGACAAACTCAAGGAGCGTTATTTTGATTATACCCGCAGTTTCGGTCCAGAAGTGCTCATGCAGGTGGGGGGTGCCGAAGCGGTGCTGGTTGAAAAGATTCTCGATACCGTAACCACGGCCTATAACACCTTGTCCGACGTGGTCAAAAAGGAGCGCTACGACGAGATGCTCGGCTCCGAAAAGGTGGGGCTTGGCGAAGCGGGAGATGATCTTTTTCAGGCCCAGGTGCAATATCAGTCGGCCAAGGTTTTCCTGGAAATGGAAGAGTGGGATAACGCCGCCAGCGCCTTGCGCGACGCCATCAATCACGATCCGAAAAACGGGGAATACCAGGCGCATCTGGCCTGGGCAATCTATCGTAACCCCAAAAACGCCAACAGCAAGGCGATGCTCGACAATGCGCGACAGATGCTCAATCGGGCGATTTCAAACCAGAAAACCGCCGACGGCTTTGCCTACAAGGGGTGGATTCTGTTTGAAAACGGGCAGGAGAACCTGGCTGAGGCGGAATTCAGCAAGGCACTGAAAATCACCCCCCGCCACACCCTCGCCCGCAACGGGTTGAAAACGCTGAATGAAAAACGCGAGCAGGATAATAAAGGCCTTTTCAAACGGATGTTTCGCTGA
- the def gene encoding peptide deformylase has product MALLKILHYPDPVLSRVAEPVDTIDAALRTLASDMAETMYAAPGVGLAAPQVGISRRLIVLDCTPKDEPRQLYTAINPEIVAHSGTLFEEEGCLSVPGYYARVERDAEITVRFLDLAGEQHELTTDGLLAVAFQHEIDHLNGMLFVDRLSSLKKSLFRKKYKKILAQLEESL; this is encoded by the coding sequence ATGGCACTTCTCAAGATATTGCACTACCCCGATCCGGTGTTAAGCCGCGTGGCAGAACCGGTCGACACAATCGACGCTGCGTTGCGGACGTTGGCAAGCGACATGGCCGAAACCATGTATGCGGCCCCCGGCGTCGGCCTGGCCGCCCCGCAGGTGGGGATATCACGTCGTTTGATCGTCCTTGATTGCACCCCCAAAGATGAACCGCGGCAGCTTTACACCGCGATCAATCCGGAAATAGTTGCGCACAGCGGGACACTCTTTGAAGAGGAAGGGTGTCTTTCGGTCCCCGGCTATTATGCGCGCGTCGAACGCGATGCAGAGATCACGGTACGTTTTCTTGATCTTGCCGGGGAGCAACACGAGCTGACCACTGACGGCCTTTTGGCCGTGGCCTTCCAGCACGAAATCGATCATCTCAATGGAATGCTTTTTGTTGATCGACTGTCATCATTGAAAAAATCGCTGTTCCGTAAAAAATACAAAAAAATTCTCGCTCAGCTGGAGGAATCCCTTTGA
- the fmt gene encoding methionyl-tRNA formyltransferase: MGTPDFALAALAGLIAAGVDVCGVFTQPDRPKGRGKQLTPPPVKLLAERHTIPVFQPTRLRSPDAVEVVRALAPDLIVVVAYGQILPQSVLDIPRFGCINVHASLLPKYRGAAPINQALVDGATETGVTTMQMDAGLDTGAMLVKRALSIGPLETAGELHDRLAILGREVLEETLRQLCTGTLHPEVQDDALSSYAPLMKKEDGLIDWSRSAAAIHNQVRGLSPWPGAYTLLDTTVLKLAATTPTHSHGSAGMVLAVEADGVVVACGTGALRIGTLQLPGKKWLLATEFVKGHPLPPGTRLGSAGDR, encoded by the coding sequence ATGGGAACCCCTGACTTCGCCCTTGCCGCCCTGGCAGGGCTGATTGCTGCCGGGGTTGATGTGTGCGGTGTGTTCACCCAGCCGGATCGCCCCAAGGGGCGCGGCAAACAACTGACCCCCCCGCCGGTCAAGCTGCTGGCTGAACGCCACACCATCCCGGTTTTTCAACCCACCCGGTTGCGCAGTCCCGACGCGGTCGAAGTGGTGCGTGCACTGGCTCCTGACCTGATTGTGGTCGTTGCCTACGGGCAGATTCTCCCGCAAAGTGTCCTCGATATCCCCCGCTTCGGCTGCATCAATGTGCACGCCTCGCTGCTGCCGAAATACCGCGGAGCGGCACCGATCAATCAGGCCCTTGTTGACGGTGCAACTGAAACCGGGGTGACAACGATGCAGATGGATGCCGGTCTTGATACCGGTGCCATGCTGGTCAAACGGGCGTTGTCCATCGGCCCTCTCGAAACAGCCGGGGAACTGCACGACCGGCTGGCCATACTGGGGCGCGAGGTCCTCGAAGAAACCTTGCGCCAGCTGTGCACGGGGACACTGCACCCCGAGGTGCAGGATGATGCGCTGAGCAGTTATGCCCCGCTGATGAAAAAGGAAGACGGGTTGATTGACTGGAGCCGCAGCGCCGCCGCGATTCATAATCAGGTGCGCGGGTTGTCTCCCTGGCCCGGAGCCTATACGTTGCTCGACACCACCGTGTTGAAACTGGCCGCAACCACGCCGACACACAGCCACGGCTCAGCCGGAATGGTGCTGGCGGTGGAGGCGGACGGAGTCGTGGTCGCCTGCGGGACAGGTGCGTTGCGTATCGGCACCTTGCAGTTGCCGGGGAAGAAGTGGCTTTTGGCGACTGAATTTGTTAAGGGGCACCCTTTACCACCGGGAACCCGCCTGGGATCCGCTGGTGACAGATAA